The Punica granatum isolate Tunisia-2019 chromosome 4, ASM765513v2, whole genome shotgun sequence genome has a window encoding:
- the LOC116203299 gene encoding TBC1 domain family member 2B, protein MYGTQSKRDLSLELQSQIPILRPSIHSRRANLTVKFQDLYGFTVEGNVDDVNVLNEVREKVRQQGRVWWALEASKGANWYLQPEISNGLALKSSLKISAVANSITLRKLIRKGIPPVLRPKVWFSLSGAAKKKSTVPESYYNDLSKAVEGKVTAATRQIDHDLPRTFPGHPWLDTSEGHAALRRVLVGYSFRDSDVGYCQGLNYVAALLLLVMKTEEDAFWMLAVLLENVLVNDCYTNNLSGCHVEQRVFKDLLTKKCPRLAAHLEALEFDVSLVATEWFLCLFSKSLPSETTLRVWDVLFYEGAKVLFHVALGIFKMKEDELLLTHHVGDVINILQRTTHHLFDPDDLLTVAFENTGFMFTNTLSKQRKKQEPAVMAELDQRLRRLNSLKMDDK, encoded by the exons ATGTACGGGACGCAGAGCAAGAGGGACCTATCCCTCGAGTTGCAGTCTCAGATTCCGATCCTGAGGCCGAGCATCCACTCCCGGCGGGCCAACCTGACCGTCAAGTTCCAGGACCTGTACGGGTTCACGGTGGAAGGGAATGTCGACGACGTGAACGTCCTCAATGAGGTCAGGGAGAAGGTCAGGCAGCAGGGGCGCGTCTGGTGGGCCCTGGAGGCCAGCAAAGGGGCCAATTGGTACTTGCAGCCCGAGATTTCGAACGGGCTCGCTCTCAAATCGTCCCTCAAGATCTCGGCCGTGGCGAATTCCATCACCCTCAGGAAGCTGATCCGGAAGGGTATCCCGCCGGTGCTGCGGCCCAAGGTCTGGTTCTCGCTCTCGGGGGCGGCCAAGAAGAAGTCCACGGTGCCCGAGAGTTACTATAATGACCTCAGTAAGGCTGTGGAGGGCAAGGTCACCGCTGCCACCAGGCAGATTGATCAT GATCTGCCGCGGACGTTTCCAGGTCACCCATGGCTGGATACCTCAGAAGGTCATGCAGCCCTCAGGCGTGTCCTTGTTGGATATTCTTTCCGCGACTCTGATGTTGGCTACTGTCAG GGGTTGAATTATGTTGCAGCACTCTTGTTGCTGGTCATGAAAACGGAAGAGGACGCCTTTTGGATGCTGGCTGTCCTGTTAGAGAATGTCTTGGTTAACGACTGCTACACAAATAATTTATCAGGATGTCACGTTGAACAAAGGGTATTTAAAGATTTACTCACTAAAAAGTGCCCGAG GTTAGCAGCTCATTTGGAGGCATTAGAGTTTGATGTTTCGCTCGTTGCCACGGAGTGGTTCCTGTGTCTCTTCTCGAAGAGCTTGCCTTCAGAG ACAACTTTGAGGGTGTGGGATGTTCTGTTCTATGAGGGCGCCAAGGTTCTATTCCATGTGGCTCTAGGTATCTTCAAG ATGAAAGAAGACGAATTGCTTCTAACCCATCACGTAGGCGATGTAATTAACATCCTGCAGAGGACTACTCATCACCTCTTCGATCCCGATGATTTGCTGACG GTCGCTTTTGAGAATACTGGTTTCATGTTCACTAACACGCTCTCAAAGCAAAGGAAGAAGCAGGAGCCAGCAGTCATGGCTGAGCTCGACCAGAGACTGAGACGACTAAATTCCCTCAAAATGGACGACAAATAG